The window GTACGCATGGGCGGCGCGGGGCTCGCGGAGCCCGTCGGCCCGGCGCCAGATCGAGACGAACGCCTCCTGCACGCAGTCCTCGGCAACGCTGCGGTCGCCGGTGAGCAGCACGGCCAGCCGGAGCAGCGGGAGATAGGCCTCCTGGTACAGCTGCTCGATGGATGCGGGCGGGCCGACCGGCTCGCGTTCCGTCGTCACCACCTGCCGCCCCTCCTGCCGTCGCTGTGACCTTCCTGGGAGTGGTCGCCCTGGCCGCCGGAACGTTGCATCCGGTGGCCGGAATTCTTTCCCGCGGCGCCGGTGTGTGCCCGGTGTGCGGCCGATTCGGCTCCGGCGCCGGTCAGGGGGAGAATCTGCGGGCCGTGGGTGGTGCGCCACCCACCCGGTACCAGCACCACCCGGCAACAGCACCACCCTGAACCGGCATCACCTGGAGGAACGCAACATGAGCACCACGAGCCCGGCCGTCCACATCGCCGAGCCGGTCCGGTCGGCCCTGGCCGAGGGACGGCCGGTGGTGGCACTGGAGTCGACGATCTTCACCCACGGGCTGCCGCAGCCGCGCAACGAGGTCGTGGCGCTCGAGGCCGAGGAGTCGCTCCGGGCCGCCGGTGTCGAGCCGGCGACGATCGGCATCCGGGACGGGGTGGCCGTGGTCGGCCTGAGCACCGACGAGATCGTCGGACTCGCCCGCTCCGACGACAACATCAAGGTCAGCATCCGTGACCTGCCGGTGGCCCGGGCGCGCGGCCTGTCCGGCGGGACCACCGTCGCCGCCACCGCTCTGCTCGCCCACCGCGCCGGGATCAAGGTCTTCTCCACCGGCGGCCTGGGCGGCGTGCACCGCGGGGCGAGTGAGAGTTTCGACGAGTCAGCGGATCTCGTGGCGTTGTCGGTCACGCCGATCGTGGTGGTCAGTGCCGGGGTGAAGTCCATCCTGGACGTCGGGGCGACCCTCGAGCGGTTGGAGACGCTGAACATCGCGGTCCTCGGCTACCGGACCCTGACCTTCCCCGGGTTCTACGTCCGGGACTCCGGGTTCGAGATCGGCTTCCGGGTGGAGGATCCGGCCGAGGTGGCAGCGGTCGCCGCGGCCCGTGACGAGCTCGGCCTCGACGCCGCTGTGCTGCTGGCGAACCCCATCGCCGA is drawn from Nakamurella alba and contains these coding sequences:
- a CDS encoding pseudouridine-5'-phosphate glycosidase, whose amino-acid sequence is MSTTSPAVHIAEPVRSALAEGRPVVALESTIFTHGLPQPRNEVVALEAEESLRAAGVEPATIGIRDGVAVVGLSTDEIVGLARSDDNIKVSIRDLPVARARGLSGGTTVAATALLAHRAGIKVFSTGGLGGVHRGASESFDESADLVALSVTPIVVVSAGVKSILDVGATLERLETLNIAVLGYRTLTFPGFYVRDSGFEIGFRVEDPAEVAAVAAARDELGLDAAVLLANPIAEDKQLDPEVHAAVLAEALAGAEAEGIAGNATTPYLLDFIQKATAGRSLEVNVDVYRGNVALGGQVAAALSGL